Proteins from a genomic interval of Dama dama isolate Ldn47 chromosome 1, ASM3311817v1, whole genome shotgun sequence:
- the LOC133061581 gene encoding LOW QUALITY PROTEIN: uncharacterized protein LOC133061581 (The sequence of the model RefSeq protein was modified relative to this genomic sequence to represent the inferred CDS: substituted 2 bases at 2 genomic stop codons), with amino-acid sequence MNTSRPWSTWRRSRQSKCRPSKLTELESSRKARVASSHHGRWKARSVPPKGQRTRWEAADSAGRLFIKGEPAGVRPRPADALGGSRLRGKESSSPDPESDEQRTSFGKVNLLPGGKKIQGAQKPSAVSSADVYLEMEIRPPPYVPSLQSPPRREAPTGEPRGLRGPTGTNHEGGPALGTRGKTKGDRGKQDPGDPELPSSTVQALPVQVGPTNPDGERTYQYWPFSTSDLYNWKTQNPPFSEKPQGLIDLLDSILFTHNPTWDDCQQLLQVLFTTEERERILAEARKRVPGVDGRPTAQPHLVDEGFPLLRPNWDFERVEGRERLRVYRQTLMAGLRAAARKPTNLAKVNLVRQEPTESPAAFLERLMEAFRQYTPMDPQAEESRAAVLLAFVNQAAPDIRRKLQKIEGLGEQTIQDLLKAAEKVFNNRETPEEREERIRREERELAEKIRKEDREHRARKNRKNQKELAQILFAGIKAGTELREPRNPRTREKEKPKRQALKKDQCAYCKEQEHWKNECPKRDSKRGMTQREKIPPGTRVLYAGEDSDXGSRDSAPLPESWVTIHVEGKPVGFMVDTGAQHSILNKKLGPMSKKASLVQGATGTKRYCWTTERKVNLGTHQVSHSFLVIPECPAPLLGRDLLTKVNAQIHFDPGGMSVTDGLGQPIHVLSLALRDEYRLFAPKPSETIALDVQPWVHKYPLAWAETAGMGLAKXRHPVVIELKAEAIPVRVRQYPMSQEARRGITPHIRRLMEAGILRRCQSPWNTPLLPVKKPGGTDYRPVQDLREVNKRVSDIHPTVPNPYTLLSSLLPEYTWYTVLDLKDAFFSLPLAVQSQEIFAFEWTEGEGQPVVQLTWTRLPQGFKNSPTLFNEALSEDLYEYRACHPEVILLQYVDDLMLAGTTEEACSRATGDLLQTLGILGYRASAKKAQIARQEVTYLGYKIRQGQRWLTQAIKETILQIPEPKNPRQVREFLETVGYCRLWIMGFAEKARPLYEGSKETPKWTWTEPIKQAFQTLRRALLEAPALALPNPNKSFQLFVDEKQGIGKGVLTQQWGPWKRPIAYLSKRLDPVAAGWPPCLRIIAATALLVHDADKLTYGQQLSVYTPHAVEGVLKQPPGKWISNARLTHYQALLLDAPRVRFQTPCSLNPATLLPNPEKDSLLHDCSEILAEALAARKDLTDVPLSNSELVWFTDGSSYVKDGQRKAGAAIVDDSGRTIWAETLPPNTSAQKAELIALIQALKQAKGKRVTIFTDSRYAFSTAHIQGPIYQERGFRTAEGKEVKNLPEIRRLLEAVQLPRAVAIVHVPGHQKGEDPKARGNRAADAAAREAASRDYAAPILAVGLPPPGMGTLPPVPEYSLPDLAWINKDTTLQKDDQDGWYRDQNNNLILPATLGRHLCEHLHTTTHLGEKKTLTLLQMACLRFPRQNATVREIIQACEACQLMRAEKKQHSGTRYRGEKPGQHWEIDFTEVRPGKYGYRYLLVLVDTFSGWVEAFPTKGETAIVVAKKILEEIVPRYGLPVTMGSDNGPAFVSQIVQGLAQALGTK; translated from the coding sequence ATCTAGAAATGGAGATAAGGCCTCCGCCATATGTGCCCTCCTTGCAATCCCCTCCGAGGAGAGAAGCTCCCACAGGTGAACCGAGAGGATTAAGAGGGCCAACGGGAACCAACCATGAGGGGGGACCGGCATTGGGGACCCGGGGGAAAACTAAGGGAGATAGGGGTAAGCAagaccctggggacccagagttaccttcatccactGTTCAGGCGCTCCCTGTCCAAGTGGGACCAACTAACCCAgacggagagcgaacctatcagtactggcccttttccacgagtgacctgtacaattggaagacccaaaaccctcctttctcagagaagccccaaggcctcattgacctcttagattccattttgttcactcataatcccacctgggatgattgtcagcagctgttgcaggtgctcttcaccacggaagaacgggagcgaattcTGGCAGAGGCGCGGAAACGGGTACCAGGGGTGGACGGGAGGCCAACTGCCCAGCCTCATcttgtggacgaggggtttcctctgttgcggcctaactgggattttgagcgggtggaaggtagggagcgtctccgagtataccgccagactctaatggctggcctgcgggctgcagcaagaaagccgacaaatctggcaaaggtaaatttagtaaggcaagagcccactgaaagcccggcagccttcctagagaggctgatggaagctttcaggcaatatacacctatggacccccaggctgaggagtcacgcgctgcagttctgttagcgtttgtgaatcaggcagccccagatattaggaggaaattacaaaagatagagggattgggagaacagacaatacaggatttactgaaagcagctgaaaaggtatttaataatagggagaccccagaagaaagggaagagcgaattcggcgggaggaaagggaattagcggagaagatcaggaaagaagacagGGAACATAGGGCTAGAaaaaaccggaagaaccagaaggagctagcccagattctttttgcggggataaaggctggaacagaattgagggaacctcgaAACCCCCGgacgagagaaaaagaaaaaccaaaaaggcaggccctaaagaaggatcagtgcgcctactgcaaagaacaggagcactggaaaaacgagtgccctaagagggactcaAAGAGAGGAAtgacccagagagaaaaaatcccccctggaactcgagttctatatgcgggggaagacagtgactaggggagtcgagactcggcacccctccccgagtcctgggtaaccatacatgtggaggggaaacccgttggcttcatggtagatactggcgcccaacactctattttaaataaaaaactgggaccaatgtctaagaaagcCAGCTTAGTGcaaggagccacggggacaaaaagatattgttggaccacagaacggaaagtaaatctggggacccaccaggtgtcccattcgtttttggtgataccagaatgcccagcccctctacttggaagagacttgttgactaaagttaatgctcagatccattttgaccccgggggaatgtcagtcacggatggacttggacaaccgatacatgtcttgtcccTAGCCTTAagggatgaatacagactttttgcgcctaagccctcagagaccatagcactagatgtacaaccgtgggtccataaatatccattggcctgggcagagacagcaggaatgggactagcTAAAtagagacatccggtcgtcatcgagctaaaggccgaggcaattcctgtgagggtgagacagtaccctatgagccaagaagctcggcgggggatcactccccacattcgacggctCATGGAGGCCGGAATTCTCAGGCgatgccaatccccttggaacacccccttactgccggtgaagaagccaggggggacggattacagacctgtccaagacctgcgagaagtcaacaaacgggtgagtgacatacacccaactgtccctaacccgtatactctcctgagcagtttactgcctgagtacacttggtacactgtgctggacttgaaggatgcctttttcagcctacccctggcagtccagagccaggagatatttgcctttgagtggactgagggggaaggccaaccggtagtacaattaacttggacccgcctcccacaggggttcaaaaactcccctaccttgtttaacgaggctctgagtgaggacctctacgaatatcgggcttgccacccagaggtcattctgctacaatatgtagatgaccttatgttggctggaaccacagaggaagcTTGCAGCCGTGCCACTGGGGACCTATTACAGACCCTAGGCATCTTGGGGTATCGCGCTAGCGCAAAAAAGGCACAAatagcccggcaagaggtcacctatttggggtataagatcaggcaggggcaaaggtggctaacccaggccataaaagaaacaatattgcagataccagagcccaaaaaccctcgccaggtgagagagtttctggagactgttggatattgcagactgtggattatggggtttgctgagaaggcccggcccttatatgagggaagtaaagagaccccaaagtggacttggactgagccaataaaacaggctttccagacactcagacgggccctactagaagccccagcccttgccctgcctaacccaaataagtcattccagctgtttgtagatgaaaagcaaggaataggaaagggggtcttgactcaacaatggggaccatggaagcggccgATAGCATACCTTTCGAagcgattagacccggtggccgctgggtggcccccttgccttcgcATCATTGCAGCTACAGCCCTCCTCGTCCACGACGCTGacaagttgacgtatggacagcaactctcggtttacaccccccacgcagtggaaggggttttaaagcagccgccgggtaagtggatctccaatgcccgcttgacacactaccaggccttgctgctcgatgccccacgggtgcgttttcagaccccttgctcccTAAATCCGGCCACGCTCCTACCCAACCCAGAGAAGGACAGCCttctccatgattgcagtgagatactggctgaggccctggcggcacgaaaagacttaactgatgtacccctaagcaacagtgagctagtatggttcaccgatgggagcagttatgtaaaagatgggcaaaggaaggcgggagccgccatagttgatgattcagggcggacgatatgggctgagacactacccccaaacacttctgcacaaaaagcagaattgattgccctaatacaggctctgaAGCAAGCCAAAGgaaagagagtcaccatttttactgacagccgatatgctttcagcactgcccatattcaaggtcccatataccaagaaaggggatttcggacagctgagggaaaagaggtcaaaaatctgCCTGAGATTCGCAGGCTCTTGGAAGCTGTCCAACTACCCCGGGCAGTAGCTatagtacatgtccccggtcaccagaagGGAGAAGACCCTAAGGCGCGAGGCAATCGTGCTGCTGATGCGGCCGCTCGAGAAGCGGCTAGCCGGGACTatgccgcccccatattagccgtgggCCTTCCACCCCCTGGTATGGGGACCTTGCCACCAGTTCCCgaatattccctccctgatctcgcctggatcaacaaggataccaccctccagaaagatgaccaagatggatggtaccgagaccaaaacaacaacctgatcttgcctgccaccctgggtcgtcacctgtgtgaacacctgcacacaactacgcacttgggagaaaaaaagaccctaacacttctccagatggcctgcctgaggttccctcgacaaaatgcaactgtacgagagataattcaagcctgcgaagcgtgccagctgatgagggcagAAAAGAAGCAGCACtcgggaacgaggtaccgaggggaaaagccagggcaacattgggagatagatttcaccgaggtaaggccaggcaagtatgGGTACCGCTATCTGTTGgtactggtagataccttctcggggtgggtagaagctttccccactaagggagagacagcaatagtggttgctaaaaagatcttagaggagatagtgcctaggtatgggctgccagtgactatgggctctgataatggacctgcctttgtgagccagattgtacaagggctggcccaagctctggggacgaaaTGA